The following proteins are encoded in a genomic region of Ferrimicrobium sp.:
- a CDS encoding HNH endonuclease encodes MVSDEETTPVAVGRVGERNYWWFQHRFYWDNDGLSQSEIYALLITRRQREQQRIAIAQATVAVGSTPQPSPRGAIPDDVKQYVWARDGGRCRSCGSGVELQFDHVIPIALGGSSVVDNLQVLCGPCNRRKGAGLTTGQSSTNVPKSIPNNSTPAPSAQSQPWWKQPGLHD; translated from the coding sequence ATGGTCTCGGATGAGGAAACTACGCCTGTGGCCGTGGGACGCGTTGGGGAGCGTAACTATTGGTGGTTCCAGCACCGATTCTATTGGGACAACGATGGTCTATCTCAGAGCGAGATTTATGCACTCTTGATCACGCGTCGACAGCGAGAGCAGCAGCGGATCGCTATCGCTCAAGCTACCGTCGCGGTAGGCTCCACCCCTCAACCATCGCCACGAGGTGCCATCCCTGATGATGTGAAGCAATACGTTTGGGCTCGCGATGGCGGGCGATGTCGCAGCTGCGGGTCGGGAGTTGAACTTCAATTTGATCACGTCATTCCGATTGCCCTTGGAGGTTCTTCAGTAGTTGATAACCTGCAGGTGCTTTGTGGACCTTGCAATCGTCGCAAGGGGGCCGGCCTGACTACGGGGCAAAGTTCTACTAACGTGCCGAAATCTATCCCAAACAATTCGACACCGGCTCCGTCTGCTCAAAGCCAACCGTGGTGGAAACAGCCCGGACTCCATGATTAA